A window of the Mus pahari chromosome 1, PAHARI_EIJ_v1.1, whole genome shotgun sequence genome harbors these coding sequences:
- the LOC110329114 gene encoding histone H3.3-like, translating to MPCAHTISRTKQTAGKSTGGEPRKQLATKAARKSAPSTGGVKKPHRYRPGTVALHEIRHYQKSTEFLIHKLLFQSLVGEIAQDFKTDLRFQSAAIGALQEASEAYLVGLFEDINLCTNHAKCVTMMPKDIQLAHHICRERA from the exons ATGCCgt GTGCCCACACCATTTCTCGTACAAAGCAGACTGCTGGCAAATCCACCGGTGGTGAACCCAGGAAACAACTGGCTACAAAAGCTGCTCGCAAGAGTGCACCCTCTACTGGAGGGGTGAAGAAACCTCATCGTTACAGGCCTGGTACTGTGGCACTCCATGAAATCAGACACTATCAGAAGTCCACTGAATTCCTGATTCAcaagctgctctttcagagtctGGTGGGAGAAATTGCTCAGGACTTCAAAACAGATCTGCGCTTCCAGAGTGCAGCTATTGGTGCTTTGCAGGAGGCAAGTGAGGCCTATCTGGTTGGCCTTTTTGAAGATATCAACCTGTGCACTAACCATGCCAAATGTGTAACCATGATGCCAAAAGATATCCAGCTAGCACACCACATATGCAGAGAACGTGCTTAA